Proteins found in one Microcella daejeonensis genomic segment:
- a CDS encoding FtsK/SpoIIIE domain-containing protein, whose translation MKLKLALRRQGAPDVDVVITADATATVADVARAIAATDPQSAQYQRFAGMPLTLAVAPPVVDELVPLQPDLLIADAPLGSGFHAAVAAHATAERSRTAAAVMRVLSGPDAGREFPLGRGHSVIGRDPATGVTLADPLVSKRHARVEIDQSIELVDLNSANGLVIDGGRVPRLTVQPGQVITIGDTDVAFTMLQAGDAGEQDAVLERGGSLLFNRSPRVEIRYPGTEFPHPSIPTESDPRLFPWPMIIAPILLGLTIFFATGRPLALLMVAMSPVMLLGNFLGQKRQQGIKLTQEIETFEEQIERLEDDLAEQTIVERERRHAEAPPTAVVYEDAMRLGPLLWTRRPEHWSFLGLRLGVGRARSRNSIAAGGDAKGIVQYSRQVQVLRERHEFIDDVPLVEMLPSSGGLGIAGSRTMAADALRGLGVQLFGLHAPNEVVTAAIVDPGWTRELEWLKWLPHTTTPRSPFAELALADSPSAGTALLNALEEIVLQRSSGTPSRRGPLKTEDTTLALGARVGQGIPRELSLPGEMAIVLVVSGDAPVDRSRLTQVIERGADVGVYTIFLAPTVESLPAACRTYVDVTAGLENGRVGYVRAGEAYEPVVVEGVSNAYAEVFAKRIAPVVDVSSVTDDATDLPRSVSMLTLLGSELAVQPAAAVERWRQNSSVLDRTRGTQRPRLKRAGTLTAFIGQGSPDAMTLDLRTQGPHALVGGTTGSGKSEFLQAWVLGMAAEYSPDRVTFLFVDYKGGSAFADCVELPHCVGLVTDLSPHLVRRALTSLRAELHHREHLFNRKKAKDLLELEKRQDPDTPPALVLVIDEFAALAGDVPEFVDGVVDIAQRGRSLGIHLIMATQRPAGVIKDNLRANTNLRVALRMADESDSNDVVGDPVAGTFDPSIPGRGIAKTGPGRLVPFQSGYAGGWTSDEPEQAQVRVAELRFGSLLVWEGEGSPESLEEDGDLGPNDQKRLVASLIAASAQAAIPAPRRPWLDDLPATVDLRALPLEGDARIALGLADIPERQLQAPVFFEPDTDGHMLVYGTSGSGKSTALRSIAVAAGARPEAGRSIVYGADFGTGSLRSLESLPHVGSIVAGDDAERVQRLLRTLRSMLDDRSRRYSEVNAASLSEYRRLSGRADEPRIIVLIDGFGTFKQEWEATSARAPFYGIVMRALGEGRPLGIHIIATADRYGAVPTAVSANVSKRIVLRMSDENAYGVLGVPKDVLNERSAPGRAIVDGVETQIGSMGGTVNVAEQSTAMDAFAAELRARGAVDAPGIGALPTELSPADLPDSVGGQPVIGIADDELGPFGFEPIGTFVVAGPPRSGRTSALRALVRAVERAEPGTEFFHIGGRRAALREDRAWTGAASSIDDVRALAKQLAPIVAEEGAQNRMVIVVENVTEFGDTDAERPLKELFQAVNRSDHMLIGEGDVSLMAGGYGLIGELKAGRRGIVLKPETYDGESIFKVPFPRVQRHEFPEGRGIFVENGRAVTVQLPLVP comes from the coding sequence ATGAAGCTCAAGCTCGCGCTGCGGCGCCAGGGCGCCCCCGACGTCGACGTCGTCATCACCGCCGATGCGACGGCGACCGTCGCCGACGTCGCCCGCGCGATCGCGGCGACCGATCCGCAGTCGGCGCAGTACCAGCGCTTCGCGGGCATGCCCCTCACGCTCGCGGTCGCCCCTCCGGTCGTCGACGAGCTCGTGCCCCTGCAGCCCGATCTGCTGATCGCCGACGCGCCCCTCGGCAGCGGCTTCCACGCCGCCGTCGCCGCGCACGCCACCGCCGAGCGCTCGCGCACCGCCGCCGCCGTCATGCGCGTGCTCTCCGGCCCCGATGCGGGGCGCGAGTTCCCGCTCGGCCGCGGCCACAGCGTCATCGGCCGCGATCCCGCGACGGGCGTGACCCTCGCCGACCCGCTGGTCTCGAAGCGGCACGCGCGCGTCGAGATCGATCAGAGCATCGAGCTCGTCGACCTCAACTCCGCCAACGGCCTCGTCATCGACGGCGGCCGGGTGCCGCGCCTGACCGTGCAGCCCGGTCAGGTCATCACGATCGGCGACACCGACGTCGCCTTCACGATGCTGCAGGCGGGCGACGCGGGCGAGCAGGATGCCGTGCTCGAGCGCGGCGGATCCCTCCTGTTCAACCGCTCCCCGCGGGTCGAGATCCGCTACCCCGGAACCGAGTTCCCGCACCCCTCCATCCCCACCGAGTCGGATCCGCGCCTGTTCCCGTGGCCGATGATCATCGCGCCCATCCTGCTCGGCCTCACGATCTTCTTCGCGACGGGCCGCCCGCTCGCCCTGCTCATGGTGGCGATGTCGCCGGTGATGCTGCTCGGCAACTTCCTCGGGCAGAAGCGCCAGCAGGGCATCAAGCTGACCCAGGAGATCGAGACCTTCGAGGAGCAGATCGAGCGGCTCGAGGACGACCTGGCCGAGCAGACGATCGTCGAGCGCGAGCGCCGGCACGCCGAGGCCCCGCCGACCGCGGTCGTCTACGAGGACGCCATGCGCCTCGGCCCGCTGCTGTGGACCCGACGCCCCGAGCACTGGAGCTTCCTCGGCTTGCGCCTCGGCGTCGGTCGCGCCCGCAGCCGCAACTCGATCGCGGCGGGCGGCGATGCGAAGGGCATCGTGCAGTACTCGCGGCAGGTTCAGGTGCTGCGCGAGCGGCACGAGTTCATCGACGACGTGCCGCTGGTCGAGATGCTGCCGAGCTCGGGCGGCCTCGGCATCGCCGGCTCGCGCACGATGGCGGCGGATGCCCTGCGCGGGCTCGGCGTGCAGCTCTTCGGCCTGCACGCGCCGAACGAGGTCGTCACGGCCGCCATCGTCGATCCGGGCTGGACCAGGGAGCTGGAGTGGCTCAAGTGGCTGCCCCACACGACGACGCCCCGCTCGCCCTTCGCCGAGCTCGCCCTCGCCGACAGCCCCTCCGCCGGCACCGCGCTGCTCAACGCGCTCGAGGAGATCGTGCTGCAGCGCTCGAGCGGCACCCCGAGCCGGCGAGGCCCGCTCAAGACGGAGGACACGACGCTCGCGCTCGGCGCGCGCGTCGGGCAGGGCATCCCGCGCGAACTGAGCCTGCCGGGCGAGATGGCGATCGTGCTCGTCGTCTCGGGCGACGCGCCCGTCGACCGCTCGCGCCTCACGCAGGTGATCGAGCGCGGCGCCGACGTCGGCGTGTACACGATCTTCCTCGCGCCCACGGTCGAGTCGCTGCCCGCCGCCTGCCGCACCTACGTCGACGTCACCGCCGGCCTCGAGAACGGTCGCGTCGGCTACGTGCGCGCGGGGGAGGCCTACGAGCCGGTCGTCGTCGAGGGCGTCTCGAACGCCTACGCCGAGGTCTTCGCCAAGCGCATCGCCCCCGTCGTCGACGTCTCGAGCGTCACCGACGACGCCACCGACCTGCCGCGCAGCGTGTCGATGCTCACCCTGCTCGGCAGCGAGCTCGCCGTGCAGCCGGCGGCGGCCGTCGAGCGGTGGCGGCAGAACAGCTCGGTGCTCGACCGCACGCGCGGCACCCAGCGCCCGCGGCTCAAGCGCGCGGGCACGCTCACGGCCTTCATCGGGCAGGGCAGCCCCGACGCGATGACCCTCGACCTGCGCACGCAGGGTCCGCACGCCCTCGTCGGCGGCACGACCGGCTCGGGCAAGAGCGAGTTCCTGCAGGCGTGGGTGCTCGGCATGGCGGCGGAGTACAGCCCCGACCGCGTCACCTTCCTCTTCGTCGACTACAAGGGCGGCTCCGCCTTCGCCGACTGCGTCGAGCTGCCGCACTGCGTCGGTCTCGTCACCGACCTGAGCCCGCACCTCGTGCGCCGCGCGCTCACGAGCCTGCGGGCCGAGCTGCACCACCGCGAGCACCTCTTCAACCGCAAGAAGGCGAAGGATCTGCTCGAGCTGGAGAAGCGGCAGGACCCGGATACGCCTCCGGCCCTCGTGCTCGTGATCGACGAGTTCGCCGCCCTCGCGGGCGATGTGCCTGAGTTCGTCGACGGGGTGGTCGACATCGCCCAGCGCGGGCGCTCGCTGGGCATCCACCTCATCATGGCCACGCAGCGGCCCGCCGGCGTCATCAAGGACAATCTGCGGGCGAACACCAACCTGCGGGTGGCGCTGCGGATGGCCGACGAGAGCGATTCCAACGACGTCGTCGGCGATCCGGTGGCGGGCACCTTCGATCCGTCGATCCCGGGTCGCGGCATCGCGAAGACCGGGCCGGGCCGGCTGGTGCCCTTCCAGTCGGGGTACGCCGGCGGCTGGACGAGCGACGAGCCCGAGCAGGCGCAGGTGCGCGTCGCCGAGCTGCGGTTCGGATCCCTGCTCGTGTGGGAGGGCGAGGGCAGCCCCGAGTCGCTCGAGGAGGACGGCGACCTCGGCCCCAACGACCAGAAGCGCCTCGTCGCCTCGCTCATCGCGGCCTCGGCGCAGGCGGCCATCCCGGCCCCACGGCGGCCGTGGCTCGACGACCTGCCGGCCACCGTCGACCTGCGCGCCCTGCCGCTCGAGGGCGACGCGCGCATCGCGCTCGGCCTCGCCGACATCCCCGAGCGGCAGCTGCAGGCGCCGGTCTTCTTCGAGCCCGACACCGACGGGCACATGCTCGTCTACGGCACCTCCGGCTCGGGCAAGTCGACCGCGCTGCGCTCGATCGCCGTCGCGGCGGGCGCGCGCCCCGAGGCCGGGCGCAGCATCGTCTACGGTGCCGACTTCGGCACCGGATCGCTGCGCTCGCTCGAGAGCCTGCCGCACGTCGGCTCGATCGTCGCCGGCGACGACGCCGAGCGCGTGCAGCGCCTGCTGCGCACCCTGCGGTCGATGCTCGACGACCGCTCCCGGCGCTACTCGGAAGTCAACGCCGCGAGCCTCAGCGAGTACCGGCGCCTGAGCGGGCGCGCCGATGAGCCGCGCATCATCGTGCTCATCGACGGCTTCGGCACCTTCAAGCAGGAGTGGGAGGCCACCAGCGCCCGGGCCCCGTTCTACGGCATCGTGATGCGCGCGCTCGGCGAGGGGCGGCCGCTGGGCATCCACATCATCGCCACCGCCGACCGCTACGGAGCCGTGCCGACGGCGGTCAGCGCCAACGTGTCCAAGCGCATCGTGCTGCGCATGAGCGACGAGAACGCCTACGGGGTGCTCGGCGTTCCGAAGGACGTGCTGAACGAGCGCAGCGCTCCCGGCCGCGCGATCGTCGACGGCGTCGAAACCCAGATCGGCTCGATGGGCGGCACCGTCAACGTGGCCGAGCAGTCGACGGCGATGGACGCCTTCGCCGCCGAGCTGAGAGCGCGCGGTGCGGTGGATGCTCCCGGCATCGGCGCGCTACCCACCGAGCTGAGCCCCGCCGACCTGCCCGACAGCGTGGGCGGGCAGCCCGTCATCGGCATCGCCGATGACGAGCTCGGTCCGTTCGGGTTCGAGCCGATCGGCACCTTCGTCGTGGCCGGTCCTCCGCGCAGCGGCAGGACCAGCGCCCTGCGCGCGCTGGTGCGCGCGGTCGAGCGGGCCGAGCCGGGAACCGAGTTCTTCCACATCGGCGGTCGGCGGGCCGCGCTGCGCGAGGACCGCGCCTGGACGGGCGCGGCCTCGAGCATCGACGACGTGCGCGCGCTCGCCAAGCAGCTCGCCCCCATCGTCGCCGAGGAGGGGGCGCAGAACCGCATGGTGATCGTGGTCGAGAACGTCACCGAGTTCGGCGACACCGATGCCGAGCGCCCGCTCAAGGAGCTGTTCCAGGCCGTCAACCGCAGCGACCACATGCTCATCGGCGAGGGCGACGTCAGTCTCATGGCGGGCGGCTACGGCCTCATCGGCGAGCTCAAGGCGGGTCGCCGCGGCATCGTGCTGAAGCCCGAGACCTACGACGGCGAGTCGATCTTCAAGGTGCCGTTCCCGCGGGTGCAGCGCCACGAGTTCCCCGAGGGCCGCGGCATCTTCGTCGAGAACGGCCGCGCGGTGACGGTGCAGTTGCCGCTCGTGCCGTGA
- a CDS encoding RDD family protein, translating into MTSNGARVPITAEVDDDAPTPGLRDDGTPDPAYAEGLGLRPAGTGRRAAAFAIDAAAWAVLSSPAVIGVLLVLPVLLESASPADPAALLEALAGSLVLILVGQGLTIAFGLVQLILHGRRGVTLGKALMGLRSVNVAAFGPPGFWRVVLRALVLQLSTMLLVVAGPALLFASGLWDAEGRGRSWLDRLARAWVIDARRGLDPFDAKAMRHARKAYETPERDAAAPMPSLATIGGAPTAFVPVQRSNSGVVSGTPEASRWAPPPSPVEAGVAPAAPLPPAAPTPVAPAAVVPAAPAAPLAPAAPSAPSAPSAASLHFDDGTVVPVPRAALLGRDPEPRAGEHADLLLPLVDASMQLSKTHAAFGIDPALGFWMLDRGSSNGTRATSAAGELVLTPGERTSIPPGSTVAVGGRTFRVVAEP; encoded by the coding sequence ATGACCAGTAACGGAGCCCGCGTGCCGATCACCGCCGAGGTCGACGACGACGCCCCGACGCCGGGGCTGCGTGACGACGGCACGCCCGATCCGGCCTATGCCGAGGGGCTCGGGCTGCGGCCCGCCGGCACCGGGCGGCGCGCCGCCGCCTTCGCGATCGACGCCGCCGCCTGGGCGGTGCTGAGCAGCCCCGCCGTCATCGGCGTGCTGCTGGTGCTGCCGGTGCTGCTCGAGTCCGCATCCCCCGCCGACCCCGCCGCCCTTCTCGAGGCGCTGGCCGGCAGCCTGGTCCTCATCCTCGTGGGGCAGGGGCTGACGATCGCCTTCGGGCTCGTGCAGCTGATCCTCCACGGCCGCCGCGGGGTCACCCTCGGCAAGGCGCTCATGGGGCTGCGCTCGGTGAACGTCGCCGCCTTCGGGCCTCCCGGCTTCTGGCGCGTCGTGCTGCGCGCCCTCGTGCTGCAGCTCTCGACGATGCTGCTGGTCGTCGCGGGCCCCGCGCTGCTGTTCGCCTCGGGGCTGTGGGATGCGGAGGGCCGGGGTCGCAGCTGGCTCGACCGTCTCGCGCGCGCCTGGGTGATCGATGCGCGCCGCGGACTCGACCCGTTCGACGCGAAGGCGATGCGCCACGCGCGCAAGGCCTACGAGACGCCCGAGCGCGACGCGGCCGCCCCCATGCCCTCGCTCGCGACGATCGGAGGAGCGCCGACCGCCTTCGTCCCGGTGCAGCGCTCCAACTCGGGGGTCGTGTCAGGCACGCCGGAGGCGTCGCGGTGGGCTCCGCCGCCCTCGCCCGTCGAGGCGGGGGTCGCCCCGGCAGCCCCTCTCCCGCCGGCAGCCCCGACGCCGGTCGCCCCTGCCGCGGTGGTGCCCGCCGCACCTGCCGCGCCACTCGCCCCGGCGGCACCCTCAGCCCCGTCCGCGCCCTCCGCCGCGAGCCTGCACTTCGACGACGGCACGGTCGTGCCGGTGCCCCGCGCGGCCCTGCTCGGGCGCGACCCCGAGCCCCGGGCGGGCGAGCACGCCGACCTGCTGCTGCCCCTCGTCGACGCGAGCATGCAGCTCTCGAAGACGCATGCCGCGTTCGGCATCGATCCGGCTCTCGGCTTCTGGATGCTCGACCGCGGCTCGTCGAACGGCACGCGCGCGACCTCGGCGGCGGGCGAGCTCGTGCTGACGCCGGGCGAGCGGACGAGCATCCCGCCCGGCAGCACGGTCGCCGTCGGTGGCCGCACCTTCCGCGTGGTCGCCGAGCCGTGA
- a CDS encoding WXG100 family type VII secretion target, with the protein MADFKATYSEMERMASRLEAGREDIAEILRSLKSEVEALTNDEFRTQQASGKFNDGYGELTEGLKSAIEGIRDMGESLTKMMRAIQDTDAALAGN; encoded by the coding sequence ATGGCTGACTTCAAGGCCACTTACAGCGAGATGGAGCGCATGGCGAGCCGCCTGGAGGCAGGCCGTGAGGACATCGCCGAGATCCTCCGCTCGCTCAAGAGCGAGGTCGAGGCGCTCACGAACGACGAGTTCCGCACGCAGCAGGCCTCGGGCAAGTTCAACGACGGCTACGGCGAGCTCACCGAGGGCCTCAAGAGCGCCATCGAGGGCATCCGCGACATGGGCGAGTCGCTCACGAAGATGATGCGAGCGATCCAGGACACGGACGCGGCGCTCGCCGGCAACTGA
- a CDS encoding SNARE domain-containing protein encodes MTDLRTHAGRRVEVLAGEPARIIARGEAIEALGAQMEGAAQVLRDIGDGAEEQKGRSIERIQQEVGDVHEELHRASQRYSPTGRIMRTYGQALDDVQVQMRRLVAEAEAAQAELIRRRSLAASAAAEAQDYTPDDADPSATTTADRLATTASSALLLADAAVDDLDAVLRAYDAEFETWDIAYEAALSGIEDATEGNVTDHWTDDLAGVVEEVLVVLQIAGVILAIAALVIGGPLFAALAALAGVLALLGTLYLAAKGRRNGSDIAWAVVGVLPFGKLGKVFQSGRRLTGIREFATGPVMEIVTPVRRLVAIRRLPSADVIRQGGGMGSRAAQGLAQRLRTDFTAFTGGGASGIVTRISQGSSRTWVTGVVDNFASMTPHHQSLVRPHLGALGDVVSGAPVVTMPEMAINVVEFGIKRTNMVVRGTSDAMAAFGEQPVDAWSAELAR; translated from the coding sequence GTGACTGATCTGAGAACGCACGCGGGACGGCGAGTGGAGGTTCTCGCCGGTGAGCCTGCGCGCATCATCGCGCGCGGCGAGGCCATCGAAGCGCTCGGGGCCCAGATGGAGGGCGCGGCGCAGGTGCTGCGCGACATCGGCGACGGCGCCGAGGAGCAGAAGGGCCGGTCGATCGAACGGATCCAGCAGGAGGTCGGCGATGTCCATGAGGAACTGCACCGGGCCTCGCAGCGCTACTCCCCGACGGGGCGGATCATGCGCACGTACGGTCAGGCGCTCGACGACGTGCAGGTGCAGATGCGACGCCTCGTGGCGGAGGCCGAGGCAGCCCAGGCCGAGCTGATCCGTCGCCGGTCTCTCGCCGCGAGCGCGGCCGCGGAGGCACAGGATTACACCCCCGACGACGCTGATCCCTCGGCGACCACGACCGCCGATCGGCTCGCGACGACCGCCTCCTCGGCGCTCCTCCTCGCCGATGCAGCAGTGGACGATCTCGATGCGGTGCTGCGCGCCTACGATGCCGAGTTCGAGACCTGGGACATCGCGTACGAGGCTGCGCTGTCCGGCATCGAGGATGCGACGGAGGGGAACGTCACCGATCACTGGACAGACGACCTCGCTGGCGTCGTCGAGGAGGTGCTCGTCGTTCTGCAGATCGCGGGCGTCATCCTCGCGATCGCGGCGCTCGTCATCGGCGGGCCGCTGTTCGCCGCCCTCGCCGCGCTCGCCGGAGTGCTCGCACTGCTGGGCACGCTGTACCTCGCCGCGAAAGGGCGCCGTAACGGATCCGACATCGCCTGGGCGGTCGTCGGCGTGCTCCCGTTCGGCAAGCTCGGCAAGGTCTTCCAGTCAGGACGACGCCTGACAGGCATCCGGGAGTTCGCGACCGGGCCGGTGATGGAGATCGTCACGCCCGTGCGCCGTCTCGTCGCGATCCGCCGACTACCGAGCGCCGACGTGATCCGTCAGGGGGGCGGAATGGGATCGCGAGCCGCGCAGGGGCTCGCCCAGCGGTTGCGCACCGACTTCACGGCGTTCACCGGCGGTGGGGCGTCGGGCATCGTGACCCGCATCTCGCAGGGTTCTAGTCGCACCTGGGTCACCGGCGTAGTCGACAACTTCGCGTCGATGACCCCTCATCATCAGAGCCTCGTCCGGCCGCACCTCGGTGCGCTCGGTGACGTCGTGAGCGGCGCTCCCGTGGTGACGATGCCCGAGATGGCGATCAACGTCGTCGAGTTCGGCATCAAGCGCACGAACATGGTCGTCCGAGGCACCTCCGACGCGATGGCCGCGTTCGGCGAGCAGCCGGTCGACGCGTGGTCGGCCGAGCTCGCTCGATGA